A portion of the Malania oleifera isolate guangnan ecotype guangnan chromosome 3, ASM2987363v1, whole genome shotgun sequence genome contains these proteins:
- the LOC131150778 gene encoding FCS-Like Zinc finger 6 produces MAGLGVVLEGQKSGTVGRETQTPQVINKTSVMSNYNRPFPSSSPSPPSPFSFFPYASSPSVNQMMPAATTMSLPGNNFLDECFLCKQKLLPGKDIYMYKGDRAFCSVECRYRQIFMDEEESARISDNCGLAAMKPSFPVSSSSSSSPSPSSSASRRRKGTRAARGFA; encoded by the exons atggCGGGACTGGGTGTTGTGCTTGAAGGCCAAAAGAGTGGTACTGTGGGGAGGGAGACACAGACGCCTCAAGTCATCAACAAAACCAGCGTGATGAGCAATTACAACAGGCCCttcccttcttcttctccttctccgccgtctcctttttcctttttcccttacGCCTCTTCGCCGTCAGTCAATCAGATGATGCCGGCGGCGACGACGATGTCTCTTCCGGGGAATAATTTTTTGGACGAATGCTTCCTCTGTAAGCAGAAGCTCTTGCCCGGAAAAGACATCTACATGTACAA AGGGGACAGGGCGTTCTGCAGTGTGGAGTGCAGGTACAGGCAGATATTTATGGACGAAGAAGAGAGCGCGAGGATATCAGACAACTGCGGTTTGGCCGCCATGAAACCCTCTTTTCCTGTGTCTTCTTCCTCTTCGTCATCACCGTCTCCATCCTCCTCTGCTTCTCGCCGTCGCAAAGGAACAAGAGCAGCTCGGGGTTTTGCATAG